The window TCTTGTCGATCCCGGTCCAGCGCAGCACGCCCGCGACGCGCTGCGAGATGATTTCGCGCAGCGTATCCTCGTTGTCCTCGATCGTCAGACCCGCCCAGCGCACGAAGCCATCGATCAGCGGCTGGTGGCGCTTGTCGGCCATCGTCGTCTCGATCATGCGGCCCGCAAGCGGCGCGATGTCGAGCTTGGCGAGTTGGCCCGCCAGCCCCGAACGGACCTGGTTGCCGAGCCGGTCGGGGTCGAGCGATTCGAGCACTTCGGCGAGCAGTTCGGCCGCGCCTCCGGTGATCCGCGAACGGTCGTCCACCCCGCCACGCTCCGGCGAGGCGGCGAGAAATTCGCCTGCCGCCTTGGCGATGTTCATCGCCGCCATCCGCCGTGCGACCACCGCGGGGGTCAGGAAATTCTCGCGCAGGAACACCGCCATCGTATCGGCGATGCGGTCCTTGTTTTCGGGGATGATCGCGGTGTGCGGGATCGGCAGGCCGAGCGGATGGCGGAACAACGCGGTCACCGCGAACCAGTCGGCAAGGCCCCCCACCATCGCGGCTTCGGCAAAGGCGTGGACATAGCCCCACGCGGGGTGCCCGTCCGCCGCAAGCCCCAGCGTGGCAACGAAGATCGCCGCCATGGCTGCCAGCATGCCGGTCGCGGTCCAGCGCATCCGCCGCGCGCGGTCGATGGTCAGCGGCTGTCCGCCAAGAGTGAGCGGGCGCAAGGGGGGCGTGGCCATGTTCAATGCCTTAGCCCGCCGCGTAGCCCGGCGTCACCCCTTTTGCGTTCATTCGGCAGGGTGCGGGGCCGCCACGATCCCGCGCGTGTCGTCGCCCGGCTGATAGGTCAGCATCCGCGAACGCAGCCACGGGCCGACGCGCTTTTCCAGGCCATCGGCAAGACTGAAGCCCGCGGGCACGATCAGCAGCGTGAGCAGCGTCGAGACGACCAGCCCGCCGATCACCACGATCCCCATCGGCTGACGCCACGCCCCGTCACCCGAAAGCGACAGCGCGACGGGCACCATGCCTGCGGTCATCGCCACGGTGGTCATCACGATCGGCTGTGCACGCTTGTGCCCGGCATCGAGGATCGCGGCGCGCTTGCCCACACCCTTGTTCATCTCCTCGATCGCGAAATCGATCAGCAGGATCGAGTTCTTCGAGACGATGCCCAAGAGCAGCAGGATCCCGATATAGACCGGCATCGAGTTGGGCTGGCCCAGCAGCCAGATCAGCAGCACGCCGCCCAGCGGCGCGAGCGCCAGCGACGTCATGTTGACCAGCGGGCTCATCAACCGCT is drawn from Erythrobacter neustonensis and contains these coding sequences:
- a CDS encoding DUF445 domain-containing protein, with protein sequence MATPPLRPLTLGGQPLTIDRARRMRWTATGMLAAMAAIFVATLGLAADGHPAWGYVHAFAEAAMVGGLADWFAVTALFRHPLGLPIPHTAIIPENKDRIADTMAVFLRENFLTPAVVARRMAAMNIAKAAGEFLAASPERGGVDDRSRITGGAAELLAEVLESLDPDRLGNQVRSGLAGQLAKLDIAPLAGRMIETTMADKRHQPLIDGFVRWAGLTIEDNEDTLREIISQRVAGVLRWTGIDKTISSSVLDGLYKLLAEVLVNPQHPLRGKIEEGLSKLGQDLQHDPETRAKVEEMKRELIANPAVAVWWTGVWERIRRSLIARARDPESGMGEEMRSMLAELGTALQSDARLQHQINRFARRTMVGVATRYGDQIVRLVSETVKRWDARTITDRVEGAVGRDLQFIRINGTLVGGLVGMALHFLTVVL